The Sediminicola sp. YIK13 genomic sequence TACATTTTGAACTCATGTCGCACAAAGGCAATATCAAGTTGGTAAGAAATCAGAACTTTAGTGTTCCAGCACAGCAATCATCAGAAGGCACTTTATTTATTGAAATAAATAATTCCGTGTTGAACGGGGACAAGGACAAATTAAAAATAGGGATCTACAGCGGGAAAAATTTAATTGAATCAACTACCGCAAGATTCTTGGCACCTAGAAGTTATAAATAAAGTGATTCAAATTAAAATACTATTATCATGAAAATAAATTGGGGAACAGCAGTAGTCTTAGCCTTCATTGCCTTTATAAGCTTTATCCTATTTTTTGTGGTCAGGATGACGATGGATAGTAACTCCAATCACGATCTGGTGACCGAAGGATATTATAAAGAAGAGCTGGGCTTTCAAAAAAAAATGGATGCCGAACACAATGCCAATAATTTAAGCACAAAGATTAGCATTGAAAAGACCGATTTAGGTTGGGAAATAAGCTTTCCAGAAGCCATGGAACCACAAAAATTAATGGGAACAGTGTCCTTATACAGACCATCTAATAAGCACTTGGATTTTGATTTACCTATCAATATATCCAATTCAAATTTGCTCATACCCGACAAACGCTTGTTGGATGGTCGATGGGACATTACGATTTCCCTGGAATATGAAAACAAAAACTATTTACACAAGGAAAGCCTGACCTATATTAAAAATTAATGAACAAAATTGCAAAAACCCTTTTCAAATAAATGCTGATATCTGCTGTCATATTGGGACTCTTGGGCAGCTTGCACTGTGTAGGAATGTGCGGGCCCATTGCCTTTCTGTTGCCTGTGGATAGAAGCAATTCCTATAAGAAATTCTCCCAAATCCTCATGTATCATTTGGGAAGACTCTTGGCCTATGGCACCATGGGATTGGTGTTTGGTTTTTTGGGCAAGGGACTCTATGTCTTTGGCATGCAGCAAAAACTATCAATTTTTATTGGCATCCTTATGATACTTGTGGTACTGCTTCCCTATAGAGCCTTTCAAAAGTACAATTTATCCAAACCCTGGTTCAAGGTGATTTCAAGAGTAAAAAGTCGGTTGGGAAAAGAGCTCCAGAAAAAATCAGCGGACACGTTCTTGACCATCGGTTTATTAAACGGGTTCCTTCCTTGCGGTTTGGTCTATATGTCACTTTTTGCTGCCATTGCCATGGGCAATCCTTGGCACGGTTCATTGTATATGATACTTTTTGGATTGGGCACTATTCCGTTGATGACCTCAGCTATTTATTTAACGGGCATTTTAAAAGGCAGTGCACGTAAAAGGATACAAAAACTGATTCCGGTCTTTGTAATTGTGATTGGTCTTCTTTTTATTGTTCGTGGCTTGGGACTGGGCATACCCTTTATATCGCCAGAGCCGGTTATAGAATTGGTCTCCAGCAACATTGATTGTGTTGATTAATTCTTTAAAAAAAAGCCCACCCTGACCTAGGTCAGGATTATTATCTTGAAAACTTTAGAACTTTGGCACTATCAAGTTTATTATTTTTTACAACCAAAATCAAAGTCACCGTTATGAAAAAAAAAACAACTCAAGTATCCATAATAGGGAAGAACGATAACAACTACATGCTTAAGTTTCCTCATTTACATGTAAAGGTTTCTGTCAATGAAGAATTATACAAAAAAATGCTTAACAGCAGTTTATATGAGTTTAAACCTATTGAAAATAAAAAACTGGCCGAATCAAAACATAGTTGACTTTAAAATTGGAATCATATGGGCTATTGACCGAAGTTTACACAATAATTGGCATGACCAAAATCTAGTATAGATTGGGTATATTGGGCATATCTACCCCTAAAATACTTCTAAAATTGGACTTTTTATTGGCTTCTAGAGTTTGAAGGTCACTACCGGAATTTTGGAGTGGTTGGCAACATCCTCCCCTATACTTCCCATAAAGAAATGCGTAAGACCCTTGCGACCATGGGTAGGAATTCCCAGAATATCTGCATTGATATCCTTACTGTAGTTCAATATTCCTTTTTCCACGGTGTAGTCATTATAAATTTCAACCTCCTTACCAACTTTTGCCTTTGCCAAGAACTGCGATACCCGTGCATAGATATCTGCCGTGCTCAAAAAGTCATCTCCCGGAGTATTCACATACACCAAATGTAGCTCAGCAGAAAATTTATTTGCAAAATCCTTGGCCTTTTCTAAGGCTGGCAGATTATCTTCTTTAAAATCACAAGCAAATACAAAATGATCTAGCTTAAAATCACTTATATCGTCTTTAATGACCAGTACAGGAACATTTGAGTTTCTTACCACCTTTTCGGCATTGGAACCAATAAATATTTCTTTTAATCCATCAGCGCCATGTGATCCCATAACCACTAAATCGGCCTGGTGCTTCTCAG encodes the following:
- a CDS encoding FixH family protein, with the protein product MKINWGTAVVLAFIAFISFILFFVVRMTMDSNSNHDLVTEGYYKEELGFQKKMDAEHNANNLSTKISIEKTDLGWEISFPEAMEPQKLMGTVSLYRPSNKHLDFDLPINISNSNLLIPDKRLLDGRWDITISLEYENKNYLHKESLTYIKN
- a CDS encoding sulfite exporter TauE/SafE family protein; amino-acid sequence: MLISAVILGLLGSLHCVGMCGPIAFLLPVDRSNSYKKFSQILMYHLGRLLAYGTMGLVFGFLGKGLYVFGMQQKLSIFIGILMILVVLLPYRAFQKYNLSKPWFKVISRVKSRLGKELQKKSADTFLTIGLLNGFLPCGLVYMSLFAAIAMGNPWHGSLYMILFGLGTIPLMTSAIYLTGILKGSARKRIQKLIPVFVIVIGLLFIVRGLGLGIPFISPEPVIELVSSNIDCVD
- a CDS encoding universal stress protein, which codes for MKKIIVPVDFSEQSEYALKVAASIAKKYGSEIFAVHMLELSTAILSTTEGMQQDQMLFLIKLSEKRFSEFLDKPYLQDIKVTPIIKRFKVFSELNEVAEKHQADLVVMGSHGADGLKEIFIGSNAEKVVRNSNVPVLVIKDDISDFKLDHFVFACDFKEDNLPALEKAKDFANKFSAELHLVYVNTPGDDFLSTADIYARVSQFLAKAKVGKEVEIYNDYTVEKGILNYSKDINADILGIPTHGRKGLTHFFMGSIGEDVANHSKIPVVTFKL